In Nicotiana tabacum cultivar K326 chromosome 19, ASM71507v2, whole genome shotgun sequence, one DNA window encodes the following:
- the LOC142173813 gene encoding methyl jasmonate esterase 1-like, translating into MEKSKYLISFLLILLLPYVNATTSGPNWPKANKHFVLVHGVCHGAWSWYKLVALMRSSGYNVTALDLGASGINPKQVLEIPRLSDYFSPLMKFMASLPTHEKVVLVGHSFGGFAVSKAMEIFPEKISVSVFVTAGMPGPTLNATTVFIEASSEIISQLDNRLTYENGPNNPPTTFIFGPKYLASNLYQLSPIQDWALATTLVRPKYLNSLQDISKEVVLSSKRYGSVRRVFVVAAEDKALTKEFQQSMIERNPPDEVKEISGSDHMVMMSKPLKLFTTLLQIANK; encoded by the exons ATGGAGAAAAGCAAGTATCTGATAAGTTTTCTGCTGATACTTCTCTTGCCATATGTAAATGCAACAACATCAGGGCCTAACTGGCCTAAAGCTAACAAGCATTTCGTGCTAGTTCACGGGGTATGCCACGGAGCCTGGTCTTGGTACAAGCTTGTGGCATTGATGAGATCTTCGGGGTATAATGTAACAGCTCTTGACTTGGGTGCTTCAGGGATCAACCCGAAACAGGTTCTTGAAATCCCGCGATTATCTGATTACTTTAGTCCGCTAATGAAGTTCATGGCTTCTCTTCCCACACATGAGAAAGTGGTCCTTGTAGGTCATAGCTTTGGTGGATTCGCCGTCTCTAAAGCCATGGAAATCTTTCCAGAAAAGATTTCAGTTTCTGTATTCGTCACAGCTGGAATGCCTGGCCCAACTCTCAATGCAACCACAGTCTTCATAGAG GCTTCTAGTGAAATAATATCTCAACTTGATAATCGTCTTACGTATGAAAATGGACCCAACAATCCTCCAACAACCTTCATCTTTGGTCCAAAGTACTTGGCGAGTAATCTTTATCAGCTGAGCCCGATTCAG GATTGGGCGTTGGCTACTACATTAGTAAGGCCAAAATACTTAAACAGCCTACAAGATATATCAAAGGAGGTTGTTCTTTCAAGCAAAAGGTATGGATCAGTTAGGCGAGTGTTCGTCGTAGCTGCTGAAGATAAAGCTCTAACAAAGGAATTTCAGCAGAGTATGATTGAAAGGAATCCACCAGATGAAGTGAAAGAGATCTCAGGCTCTGATCACATGGTCATGATGTCGAAGCCCCTTAAACTTTTTACTACTCTTCTGCAGATTGCCAACAAGTAA